In the Microcoleus sp. AS-A8 genome, TAACCGCGAAACACCTCAGCCAGAGTCCCAGGACTACCGATTCCTGCACACATCAGCATCAAATTGATCCAGGCGTTTTGAGCCGTCGAGAGGCTTTTAAGTTTGAGCGATAGCCCTGGATAGAGATTAAGCTTTTGGTGTAGTTCTGCCTTGGGATCGATAAACAGACAATCGGGTGGGAACCCTGTGTAGTCACAAAATTGTTGCCCCGATGCGCGATCGCCGATACCCACAGCCCGGATCACCACTCCTTGCTTTTGAATCCGTTCAGCTTCTCGTTGTAGCCACCAGGCATATTCAAGAGTGTCAAAATCCCCCAGTTGAGGCCAAACCAACACTAACAGCCGAGTGAACAATTCGCAATCGCTCAACAGTGGCACGATGGCTCCATCGCTAACTCGCTGGTATTGAGCCTGCTTGAAGATGGCGTAAGCATCCATGAATTGGTTTATTGAAAAACGTGAGAATCAAGAAAAGTAAAATCTCTTTTAATTATCCACTAAGTAGTATTTTTCTCAGATTCAGAATGTCCAGGAGTTACGACTAAGGAGTGAGGGTTGAGCCTCCCGGAGCCAAGTACGCTTAGATTTATGGAAAATAGCTTATTCAATAAAACTTTCCGAAACAACAAGGACAAAATTGATTCATGGAAAATACCTTACTCGATAAAACTTTTCGAGACAACGAGGGCAATATTGTTATTGCTCAACCGCCAAATCTGCCGCTTTTGGTTGGGATTACAGCAACTGTACTCAACTTAATTGTGAGAAGTGGCAACATCCATATAGCTATAGATGCAATAGCGTTTGGCTCTTTGTTTACTTGGGCGTGGCAGGAGCTATTCGAGGGCGTTAACTACTTTCGTCGCGCCCTAGGTTTACTCATGCTGATTGTCCTCATCGCTTCGAGGTTCTCCAACAACGTCTGAGTGTCACTTAGCGCAACTTGTCAAGCGGATCGAGTTAAGCAATTGTACGATTAAGTACTCAATCTCTCACGCTTGGCTAAAAGTCTTAAGCAGCCAAAGATTAATCTTCGTATCATCCTCAAGATGACTGCGTTTTATCGCTTCCTCCACCAGAGAGATGGTCAACTCCGGCAGCACCAGGGACTTGCTAACTCGACCACTGCGCCCAGCCGCGATCGCAAATGCAATCACTTCCTCCACATTCAAATCATTCACCCAATATTCCTCAACCCCCGACTGTTCATACAATAAGCGCTTCCGTCCCAAATCATCACTAACCGAAACGCTACCAATTTCTACAACTAACGTTGGGGGGTCATACTCTTCCAGATCGATGGGGGCATCCGTTTGCGGCGGCACTCTCAAACCCGAACCAATGTAAAAGGCCAAATCGGGTTGAAATTCCCCAATACCTGCCTTGCGAAAACTAGTATTCACAAACTCAACAATCCGCACATTCTTAATGGTGGCAAAAAGACTAACCGCCTTGGAAATAATCGAATTTTGACGGCCATGTCGAGGGCCAAGGGGCGACATCTCAATTCTTAAGAGTCCTTGATGGTAATAAAACCTGCCATCGATATAAGCAGGGTCTTCCGCCAGACCAATAAACTCTTCCCAGCTAGCTTTGACCCAGGTATCTGTCGCCAAACTTTTGACTACGGCAGTGCCCCTGTGCCCATCCGAGGAAATCATCATGGCGATTTGTCTCCCACAAGTCAGCAAGAGTGAAGAATATTAGCGCGCCCCAGTTGATAGAGCGTGATAATAGGCGATTCCTTACCTTCGGCGCTGCCAAGAAAACGCAGTCCCGCCTTTCTGGCTATATGCGACACACCGCTCCATTTTTCTCATCCTGGCAAGGGCAACCGCCACTTTTCACTCTTCTAGAAAAAATTGAGCCATCAGGAATGGTTTGGGTCTGTCTTTTGGCGTAATTTAAGAATTTTAGATGTTATAGCTGTCGCCATAAAGGTTAGGACAGATTTAACGGCTGAAACCACCACGTACTAGTAATCAACATAAAAGCCTCCTCGTATGAGCTCCGGTGCCCTTTGCCTTCTGCCTGTTGCTCTAGATGTGAGATTTCAGAACCTACGCTTGCATCTTACTTCCGACAGATTATGGGTCTACTCTCCTCCGCTATGTTCTAGATAGATGCAACACAGAGTTCTCGACCCTATTGGCTATCCTCCCAATGGGGTTTCTTTTTAGTGAGGATGGATCACTAGAATTCAATCAGGAATTACGATATTTTCCAAACCCTCTTCTGCACTTGGGTATTGAGGATTCATGGCCTCCAGAGTATCTGCGATCGTGCGAGCAACAACTAGATTGCGATACCACTTATTGTTCGCTGGAACAACGTACCAAGGAGCATAGGTTGTAGAACAATTACTAATCGCATCCTCAAATGCCTGCTGATAGTCGTCCCACAAGAGTCGCTCTTTAATATCATTGTGGGAAAACTTCCATTGCTTGTCGGGATTTTGTAACCGACTCTCCAAGCGGCGCTTTTGTTCGTCTTTGGAAATATGCAGAAAAAACTTAAGGATGGTAATGTTGCTGAGCGTGAGCATTTGTTCAAATTCATTAATGATGTGATAGCGCTGCCGCCATACATCTTCTGGTACTAAATTATGAACACGCACAACCAGAACATCTTCGTAGTGAGCGCGATTAAAGATCGTAATCATGCCACGCTGCGGTACGCGATGGTGGTAGCGCCAGAGAAAATCGTGGCTGGCTTCTTCCTCACTGGGTATTTTAAACGACCAAACTTGGCAACCTTGAGGGTTAACTTCGCCAAAGACGTGTTTAATTGTGCCATCTTTGCCCCCAGTATCCATCGCTTGTAGCACAATCAGTAAGCTGCGTTGGTTCTCGGCATACAAACGCTCTTGTAACTTGCGAATTCGCTGACAATGTTTTTCCAGTTCTGCCATCACCTCTTTCTTTTTTCTGTAGTGTTCCGAGGCATTGGGGTCCATGTCAGCTAAGGAGATACGCTCTCCAGGTTGCACTCGATAGAGGGGATAGTTCGGCTTCGGCGGCGGATTGTCCACAACGACTGTTTCTGGTGCCGTTACGCTAGCCGCATAAGTTGTCGCTTTCTCTGCGGCTTGTTGCGTTTTTTTGCTCTCTGGGTGAGCCGTACCCTTAACAGGTGCTTTCCTGTCTTCTGGTAAATGTTTGTTTTTACTCATTATTTTTTCTGCTGATCGGGCTGTACTCAAATCATAATTGAGCCAAAGAGTGACAAACCGCTCCCTACAGGCGCAATATCAAACAAAAGATGCGGCAGATGAGATTACTTTTTGGGATTTCCTTGGTAGCATCCCAAGGTGAAAAAATTAGAGAGAAAACCTGCTATGCAATCGCTACCGATCAAACGCCTCACCGAAGAATTACTCAATACTATCGTCGAGCAAGCCCGTCACAGTCCTCGACAGCGGCAGAATTACGACTTTCACGAACCCTCCGAAAAAGTTCAGCGATTCCTGAATGTTCTTCAACCAGGAACCTACGTTCGCCCCCACCGACATCAGCGTCCATCCCAGGTGAATGGGTTCGAGTTTTTCCTAGTGATTCAGGGAGAAGTCGGTATCATTATTTTTGACGAGAGCGCTCAAATTTTGCAGACCGAACGCATCTCTGCCAATGGAGCGACTCGTGCGATCGAACTGCCGGAGGGGGTCTATCATACCCTAGTGGTGCTCGTTCCTGATACGGTAGTACTCGAACTCAAAGAAGGCCCTTACAATCCCAGTACGGATAAAGAGTTTCTGGACGGCTTTCCGGCGGAAGGAACCCCAGCCGCCGAGCACATGGTGGAGGAGTGGAGAGGGTACTTTGGTTAATTGTGGATTGATGAACCCTGAACCCGACGCCTCAGACTACCTGATAGATAAAACTTAGAGTAGCCCATGCATTAACATCTAGCGCATAGCTATCGGAAGTGGTGCCAATCAACTCTGGAGCAACGGCGCTGGCATTGTGTAAATCTTGGAGAACAGAGCGAGCGACTTCCAAGGGATTAAATAAATCCCCGATGCGTTCCCCTTCCCGCTTACGTCGCGCCGAGTCCAGTGCCATGAGACTTTTGGTAAAGGGTGTTCGACTGCAAATGAGTTGAATTTCTGCCAGTCCTGGTGGCTCTTGAACCACCCAGTTAGACGCTGAAGATTGGGGCAACGTCAGAGTTTCCCCTGGAGCAATCACCGCATTTTTTAGGGGGGGTTTGTTTTCTGCGTCCTCTGGGCCTTGAGAGACTTGGTTATGATAAAGCGCGATCGCATTGCCGCTGGTATCCATGCCCAGTAGCATGAAATAAATTGGGCGATCGCTATAATTTTCCAACCGATATTGGATCTGACTGCCAATCGGGACGGTGGGGAGATTGCCCTCTCCAACCTTAGCGATCAACTCATTCGTCTTCTTGTTATCGCCAAATGCCTTTGCAGGTAAAGAGGAGGGTGAAGACGCCCGCCAGGTTTCTCGTTGCATCACCACGGTTCCTTGAGGGGAAACCATCTCTAGGGATGCTCGGATGCCCAAACGCGAAGACCCTTCATTGACCGTCAGGCGCAACAACTTGGCGGCTAATAAGGTTTCTAGCTTAGGCGTAAGCCGATTCACCGCTGACCTTACTGCTTCTCCAGCTTCCCCCGTCGTATTCCGAATGGGTTCACGACCCAGATACAAGAGTCCATAGCCCGCCGTCCGTGCTAGAGTATCCATCCCCTCTGGGCGCGTTGTGGCTACATCCACGAGTACATTCGCAGCTACAGGTGCTGCCGCTGGGGATAAGGGCACTTTTCCGAACAAATAATCAGCGGGTTGTTCTCCGGCAATCACCACCGATGAGACGGGCGGGATAGCAGCAAAAGCACTCGTGGCATCCACCCGCTCAATCCGTTCTAGACCCACCTCCAGCGCGATGGTTAGACCCAGATTGCGGGGTAGGAGACGAACGGCTTCGTGGACTAATTGCCCTACCTTAAGTGGATAATTATCCGTCACACTAAGACCCACAATTCGCGCCCTTGCCGTCAGCCCTTCTTTTGAGCGGATTTGCAGTTGTGCTGATGTGGGGGTTGGGGGATTGGGGCTTAGGGCTGGAGTAGACACAGGAGAACTCTCTTGCCCCTCTTCCACAGCGACAGGGAGGAGTGAGCCATTTGGATAAAGGCTGACAATCGAATTGGAACCGTAGTATTCCAGAACGGTTGCTGGAAGCCCTGCTAACCACAACTGTGCTGTTCTGCCACTCTCTTCAACCGCCGTCACGACGCCATCTGCTCCGATGCTGGGATCGGGAGGTAAGTAATACGCCAGTAATGAACTCTGTTGGCTGTTTTGTTGGATGACGCGGGGCTGTTGCTCTTTTCCTACCAATTGATTCACCATTCCAGCCGCACGACTCAAGCTAATCTGAATGGTGGTTGCAGGTGAAGCCTGCCACAGATGTTGTGTGAGAGCGTAGGTAAATAAGCCTGCACTAAAACCATTCCATTGTGCCTCGGTCGCCAGTTCACTTGGCCCTGCGGCGGCGAGAAGGATTCCTGGCATTTGGTTCGGGCTTAGGGTGTTGAACAGCTTTTCCCCGATGGGGTTGGTGCGAAGCCGGATTTGTTCTTGAAACGCCAACTCATTGGGACTGGGGGCTTGGGCGGGTGGGTTGGGGGAAGACCGCACGCGGAGATTTCCTTGCAGGACACGGCTCGAACCGATGTAGCTGGTATCTAGGATGGTGGTGACGTGGTCTGTCGGTAGCGATCGCAACAGCAAAACCAGGGTATCTTCGAGTAAATCGTTCCCCATCGCAGCGTCTTTGGTTTGTCCGATTCCATCGCTCGGCACGAGGCTATTTTGCAGGCGTATAGAGTCATCGCTGGCAGATTCCTGACCCATCTTGACGCGACTACCATAGCCACTGAAGTGGAACACCACAACATCACCGGCCTTAGCTTGGTCGATTAAATGCTCCACAAACGCGGTTTCGATATTCTCCCGACTCGCTTGGCTATCCGTCAGCGTCAAGATATCCTGACGCTTGAAGCCAAATCGATGCAGTAACAGTTCCCGTTGCAGTTCCACATCCGTGACACAACCACTTAAGGCCATGTTCCGAGGATACTGGTTGATTCCCACCAGTAACGCTAACTTCCGTCCGCCTGGTTGTGCCAATGCTTGGAAATAGCGATCCAACACGGGTACGGCTAAGCTTTTATCACCCAGGAGTGATAGTACAGTCTCGCTCACTCCCAGCACGGCTAGCCCCAAACCAGCTTTTTGCAGAAAAGTCCGCCGATTAAGTCCCATATCAGCTATCAGCTATCAGCTATCAGCTATCAGCCTACCAGGAATGTCGAATTGGGAATGGCAAATCGGGGGAGATCGATTTTCC is a window encoding:
- a CDS encoding caspase family protein; protein product: MGLNRRTFLQKAGLGLAVLGVSETVLSLLGDKSLAVPVLDRYFQALAQPGGRKLALLVGINQYPRNMALSGCVTDVELQRELLLHRFGFKRQDILTLTDSQASRENIETAFVEHLIDQAKAGDVVVFHFSGYGSRVKMGQESASDDSIRLQNSLVPSDGIGQTKDAAMGNDLLEDTLVLLLRSLPTDHVTTILDTSYIGSSRVLQGNLRVRSSPNPPAQAPSPNELAFQEQIRLRTNPIGEKLFNTLSPNQMPGILLAAAGPSELATEAQWNGFSAGLFTYALTQHLWQASPATTIQISLSRAAGMVNQLVGKEQQPRVIQQNSQQSSLLAYYLPPDPSIGADGVVTAVEESGRTAQLWLAGLPATVLEYYGSNSIVSLYPNGSLLPVAVEEGQESSPVSTPALSPNPPTPTSAQLQIRSKEGLTARARIVGLSVTDNYPLKVGQLVHEAVRLLPRNLGLTIALEVGLERIERVDATSAFAAIPPVSSVVIAGEQPADYLFGKVPLSPAAAPVAANVLVDVATTRPEGMDTLARTAGYGLLYLGREPIRNTTGEAGEAVRSAVNRLTPKLETLLAAKLLRLTVNEGSSRLGIRASLEMVSPQGTVVMQRETWRASSPSSLPAKAFGDNKKTNELIAKVGEGNLPTVPIGSQIQYRLENYSDRPIYFMLLGMDTSGNAIALYHNQVSQGPEDAENKPPLKNAVIAPGETLTLPQSSASNWVVQEPPGLAEIQLICSRTPFTKSLMALDSARRKREGERIGDLFNPLEVARSVLQDLHNASAVAPELIGTTSDSYALDVNAWATLSFIYQVV
- a CDS encoding polyphosphate kinase 2 family protein, which codes for MSKNKHLPEDRKAPVKGTAHPESKKTQQAAEKATTYAASVTAPETVVVDNPPPKPNYPLYRVQPGERISLADMDPNASEHYRKKKEVMAELEKHCQRIRKLQERLYAENQRSLLIVLQAMDTGGKDGTIKHVFGEVNPQGCQVWSFKIPSEEEASHDFLWRYHHRVPQRGMITIFNRAHYEDVLVVRVHNLVPEDVWRQRYHIINEFEQMLTLSNITILKFFLHISKDEQKRRLESRLQNPDKQWKFSHNDIKERLLWDDYQQAFEDAISNCSTTYAPWYVVPANNKWYRNLVVARTIADTLEAMNPQYPSAEEGLENIVIPD
- a CDS encoding Uma2 family endonuclease, translating into MMISSDGHRGTAVVKSLATDTWVKASWEEFIGLAEDPAYIDGRFYYHQGLLRIEMSPLGPRHGRQNSIISKAVSLFATIKNVRIVEFVNTSFRKAGIGEFQPDLAFYIGSGLRVPPQTDAPIDLEEYDPPTLVVEIGSVSVSDDLGRKRLLYEQSGVEEYWVNDLNVEEVIAFAIAAGRSGRVSKSLVLPELTISLVEEAIKRSHLEDDTKINLWLLKTFSQA
- a CDS encoding AhpC/TSA family protein, with amino-acid sequence MDAYAIFKQAQYQRVSDGAIVPLLSDCELFTRLLVLVWPQLGDFDTLEYAWWLQREAERIQKQGVVIRAVGIGDRASGQQFCDYTGFPPDCLFIDPKAELHQKLNLYPGLSLKLKSLSTAQNAWINLMLMCAGIGSPGTLAEVFRGYRGDRKAPQLIDDEEVVLAKPLPPLKGSFFNKAGGKGFQRPFELATLRLRNMVEVLSHWNTYVPDPAYLTQRGGTFLLNAQGELLYEHRDRGILGFAADMSYPLSFLSLEQDEIV
- a CDS encoding WbuC family cupin fold metalloprotein, encoding MQSLPIKRLTEELLNTIVEQARHSPRQRQNYDFHEPSEKVQRFLNVLQPGTYVRPHRHQRPSQVNGFEFFLVIQGEVGIIIFDESAQILQTERISANGATRAIELPEGVYHTLVVLVPDTVVLELKEGPYNPSTDKEFLDGFPAEGTPAAEHMVEEWRGYFG